A window from Pangasianodon hypophthalmus isolate fPanHyp1 chromosome 16, fPanHyp1.pri, whole genome shotgun sequence encodes these proteins:
- the prkcbp1l gene encoding protein kinase C binding protein 1, like isoform X1, producing the protein MDSLLNLHILFSNGSKFNIFNLTVFTCLRILLMAGVRNLAEEEIKTESDVVEGMEVSVPPKVPDLGSAEATMASQKRKAPSPPHSSNGHSPSDTSPSGVKKKKKPGLVTSNNKDQCELRHGPFYYVKQPALTADPVDVVPQDGRNDFYCWMCHREGQVLCCELCPRVYHAKCLKLAAEPEGDWFCPECEKITVAECIETQSKAMTMLSLEQLSYLLKFALQKMKQPGTEPFQKPVSLEQHPDYAEYIFNPMDLCTLEKNIKKKMYGCTEAFLADVKWILHNCIIYNGGNHKLTATAKVIVKICEHEMNEIEVCPECYLSACQKRDNWFCEPCSQPHPLVWAKLKGFPFWPAKALRDKDGQVDARFFGQHDRAWVPINNCYLMSKEIPFSVKKTKSIFNSAMQEMEVYVENVRKKHGVFNYAPFRTPYTPNNLFQMLLDPSNPRKGTVMPEKQDKIKFNFDMTASPRTSLGKSVGHRMSDMPRSPMSTNSSVHTGSDLEQDASEKGTRIPSSHYSTGEDSMDCTASPACLKSTGSPKPILPTHLKQERTQNTASILNLNLDRIKAEMDLKELSETVQQQQQQGPSVLLTSPKKPTRSLDKTIESCKAQLGIDEISEDVYQGVDHSDSDDTDKSDSSDSEYASEEEQELKNAAKNEDHEDAVFKNKKRPRPASSQPQNNKNQSQNVTEKVASEPPLKKKASGVSEKEAQEKPRANQQTPSQRERPSAGHEGKAGAVDADSDSERELVIDLGEEQGGKERKKPKRESSSISNSITKDNAAGKTEGKAQAAASPSVSPSPVPSASSSNPSTRDLTQPVLKAPNTASAPPFTSVSTTSVLATASATNSSTTTVVKKQRPLLPKETAQSGQASVVWNQTGNKLQTSSPKWQLQKVQKQQHGAQSQSPVASSNASTRYQTRQSVKAVQQKDPLSGSSSSVLAGDFLTPPASADVAADIAKYTSKIMDAIKGTMTEIYNDLSKSTTGNTIAEIRRLRIEIEKLQWLHQQELSEMKHNLELTMAEMRQSLEQERERLVSEVKKQMEVEKQQAVDETKKKQWCANCKKEAIFYCCWNTSYCDYPCQQAHWPEHMKSCTQSATASQQEPEEEASAVPLKTSGQSPKAQHSPAANRSSPTHKTPSPSSDNTKASATVSVS; encoded by the exons ATGGATTCTTTACTTAACCTTCATATTCTGTTTAGCAATGGATCAAAATTCAACATTTTCAACCTCACAGTCTTCACATGCTTACGGATTCTCCTGATGGCAGGTGTGCGCAA CTTGGCTGAGGAGGAGATCAAGACAGAGTCTGATGTGGTTGAAGGGATGGAGGTATCAGTACCACCAAAAG TTCCTGATCTAGGATCAGCAGAAGCAACAATGGCTAGTCAAAAACGGAAAGCACCCAGTCCCCCTCATTCCTCTAACGGCCATTCACCATCTGACACATCTCCCAGTGgtgtcaagaaaaaaaagaaacctggCTTAGTCACCAGCAACAATAAAGATCAG TGTGAGCTAAGACATGGTCCCTTTTACTATGTCAAGCAGCCTGCACTCACCGCAGACCCTGTTGATGTTGTGCCACAGGATGGGAGGAATGACTTCTACTGCTGGATGTGCCATCGTGAGGGCCAGGTGCTCTGCTGTGAGCTCTGCCCACGCGTGTACCATGCCAAGTGCCTCAAACTGGCTGCTGAGCCTGAAGGCGACTGGTTCTGTCCAGAGTGTGAG AAAATAACAGTAGCAGAATGCATTGAGACTCAAAGCAAAGCCATGACCATGCTGAGTCTGGAACAGCTATCCTACCTGTTGAAGTTTGCCCTTCAGAAAATGAAGCAGCCAGGG ACAGAGCCGTTTCAGAAACCAGTCTCTCTGGAGCAGCATCCTGACTACGCAGAGTACATCTTCAACCCAATGGACCTATGCACCTTAGAGAAG AATATCAAAAAGAAGATGTATGGCTGCACCGAGGCATTTTTGGCAGACGTGAAATGGATCTTACACaactgtattatttataatgGAG GGAATCATAAACTTACTGCAACAGCAAAGGTTATTGTCAAGATCTGTGAACATGAG ATGAATGAAATTGAGGTTTGTCCAGAGTGCTACTTGTCAGCTTGCCAAAAGAGAGACAACTGGTTCTGTGAACCATGT TCTCAGCCCCATCCACTGGTGTGGGCTAAGCTGAAAGGTTTTCCCTTCTGGCCTGCTAAAGCTCTGAGGGACAAAGATGGCCAGGTAGATGCTCGCTTCTTTGGCCAACATGACAG AGCTTGGGTGCCCATTAACAACTGCTACCTCATGTCAAAAGAGATTCCCTTCTCTGTGAAGAAGACTAAGAGCATCTTCAACAGTGCAATGCAAGAGATGGAGGTTTATGTGGAAAACGTACGCAAGAAACATGGCGTGTTTAATTACGCCCCATTCCGAACACCATATACACCAAACAACCTGTTCCAGATGCTACTGGACCCAAGTAACCCCAGGAAAGGTACAGTCAtgccagagaaacaggacaagATCAAGTTCAACTTTGACATGACGGCATCTCCCAGGACATCCCTGGGCAAGAGTGTGGGACATAGGATGAGTGACATGCCCAGGTCTCCAATGAGTACTAATTCCTCAGTCCACACAGGGTCAGACCTCGAGCAGGATGCATCAGAGAAAGGAACAAGAATCCCATCTAGCCACTACAGTACAGGGGAAGACTCTATGGactgcacag CATCACCAGCATGTCTGAAGTCCACAGGTAGCCCAAAACCCATCCTACCAACACATCTTAAACAGGAGAGAACGCAGAATACAGCCAGCATCCTCAACCTAAATCTTG ACCGCATTAAGGCAGAAATGGACCTAAAGGAGCTGAGTGAGACTgtacagcaacagcagcagcaaggCCCATCTGTACTCCTTACCTCACCAAAGAAACCCACCAGAAGTCTGGATAAGACCATAGAGAGCTGCAAGGCCCAACTAG GCATTGATGAAATCTCTGAGGATGTGTACCAAGGTGTGGATCACAGTGATTCTGATGATACTGACAAGTCTGACTCCAGCGACAGCGAGTATGCGAGCgaagaggagcaggagctgAAAAACGCAGCAAAGAATGAAGACCATGAGGATGCcgtctttaaaaacaaaaagagaccCAGACCTGCATCTTCACAACCGCAAAACAATAAGAACCAGTCTCAAAACGTGACTGAGAAGGTGGCCTCAGAACCTCCCCTAAAAAAGAAAGCCAGTGGTGTTTCAGAGAAGGAAGCCCAGGAAAAGCCCAGGGCAAACCAACAGACAccgtcacagagagagagaccttcAGCTGGGCATGAGGGAAAGGCTGGAGCTGTGGATGCAGATTCCGACTCGGAAAGAGAACTTGTGATTGACCTTGGTGAGGAacagggagggaaagagaggaagaaaccAAAGAGAGAGTCTTCATCAATCTCCAACTCTATAACCAAAGACAATGCAGCCGGCAAAACTGAAG GAAAGGCTCAGGCTGCTGCCAGCCCTTCAGTCTCTCCATCCCCAGTACCCTCTGCTTCATCCTCCAACCCCAGCACAAGAGATTTAACTCAGCCAGTCTTAAAGGCACCAAACACCGCCTCTGCCCCACCCTTCACCTCCGTCAGCACCACCTCTGTACTAGCAACTGCTTCTGCAACAAATTCCTCTACGACAACTGTGGTAAAGAAACAGCGCCCTCTGCTGCCCAAGGAGACAGCACAGTCTGGTCAGGCATCTGTGGTTTGGAACCAGACTGGGAATAAGCTCCAGACATCCTCTCCAAAGTGGCAACTGCAGAAGGTTCAGAAGCAGCAACATGGCGCACAGTCTCAAAGCCCAGTGGCTTCCAGCAATGCCAGCACCCGCTACCAGACCAGGCAGTCTGTTAAAG CTGTTCAGCAAAAGGACCCCTTGTCTGGGTCCTCTAGTTCAGTCCTAGCTGGGGACTTCCTCACCCCGCCTGCCTCTGCTGATGTAGCAGCTGATATTGCCAAGTACACATCTAAA ATAATGGATGCTATTAAAGGAACAATGACCGAGATATACAACGACCTTTCCAAAAGCACAACAGGAAACACTATTGCTGAG ATACGAAGGTTAAGGATTGAGATCGAGAAGCTCCAGTGGCTGCATCAGCAAGAGCTTTCAGAGATGAAACATAATCTGG AACTGACCATGGCGGAGATGAGGCAGAGTCTggagcaagagagggagaggctTGTGTCGGAGGTAAAGAAGCAGATGGAGGTGGAGAAACAGCAGGCTGTGGATGAAACGAAGAAGAAGCAGTGGTGTGCCAACTGTAAGAAGGAGGCCATTTTCTACTGCTGTTGGAATACCAGCTACTGTGATTATCCCTGCCAACAAGCGCACTGGCCTGAACACATGAAATCCTGCACGCAATCAG CCACAGCATCTCAGCAAGAGCCAGAGGAAGAGGCCTCTGCGGTTCCATTAAAAACCTCAGGACAATCACCTAAAGCCCAGCATTCACCTGCAGCCAACAGAAGTTCACCAACACACAAAACCCCCTCGCCTTCATCAGACAACACTAAAGCAAGCGCCACAGTCTCTGTGTCCTAA
- the prkcbp1l gene encoding protein kinase C binding protein 1, like isoform X4: MDSLLNLHILFSNGSKFNIFNLTVFTCLRILLMAGVRNLAEEEIKTESDVVEGMEVSVPPKVPDLGSAEATMASQKRKAPSPPHSSNGHSPSDTSPSGVKKKKKPGLVTSNNKDQDGRNDFYCWMCHREGQVLCCELCPRVYHAKCLKLAAEPEGDWFCPECEKITVAECIETQSKAMTMLSLEQLSYLLKFALQKMKQPGTEPFQKPVSLEQHPDYAEYIFNPMDLCTLEKNIKKKMYGCTEAFLADVKWILHNCIIYNGGNHKLTATAKVIVKICEHEMNEIEVCPECYLSACQKRDNWFCEPCSQPHPLVWAKLKGFPFWPAKALRDKDGQVDARFFGQHDRAWVPINNCYLMSKEIPFSVKKTKSIFNSAMQEMEVYVENVRKKHGVFNYAPFRTPYTPNNLFQMLLDPSNPRKGTVMPEKQDKIKFNFDMTASPRTSLGKSVGHRMSDMPRSPMSTNSSVHTGSDLEQDASEKGTRIPSSHYSTGEDSMDCTASPACLKSTGSPKPILPTHLKQERTQNTASILNLNLDRIKAEMDLKELSETVQQQQQQGPSVLLTSPKKPTRSLDKTIESCKAQLGIDEISEDVYQGVDHSDSDDTDKSDSSDSEYASEEEQELKNAAKNEDHEDAVFKNKKRPRPASSQPQNNKNQSQNVTEKVASEPPLKKKASGVSEKEAQEKPRANQQTPSQRERPSAGHEGKAGAVDADSDSERELVIDLGEEQGGKERKKPKRESSSISNSITKDNAAGKTEGKAQAAASPSVSPSPVPSASSSNPSTRDLTQPVLKAPNTASAPPFTSVSTTSVLATASATNSSTTTVVKKQRPLLPKETAQSGQASVVWNQTGNKLQTSSPKWQLQKVQKQQHGAQSQSPVASSNASTRYQTRQSVKAVQQKDPLSGSSSSVLAGDFLTPPASADVAADIAKYTSKIMDAIKGTMTEIYNDLSKSTTGNTIAEIRRLRIEIEKLQWLHQQELSEMKHNLELTMAEMRQSLEQERERLVSEVKKQMEVEKQQAVDETKKKQWCANCKKEAIFYCCWNTSYCDYPCQQAHWPEHMKSCTQSATASQQEPEEEASAVPLKTSGQSPKAQHSPAANRSSPTHKTPSPSSDNTKASATVSVS; encoded by the exons ATGGATTCTTTACTTAACCTTCATATTCTGTTTAGCAATGGATCAAAATTCAACATTTTCAACCTCACAGTCTTCACATGCTTACGGATTCTCCTGATGGCAGGTGTGCGCAA CTTGGCTGAGGAGGAGATCAAGACAGAGTCTGATGTGGTTGAAGGGATGGAGGTATCAGTACCACCAAAAG TTCCTGATCTAGGATCAGCAGAAGCAACAATGGCTAGTCAAAAACGGAAAGCACCCAGTCCCCCTCATTCCTCTAACGGCCATTCACCATCTGACACATCTCCCAGTGgtgtcaagaaaaaaaagaaacctggCTTAGTCACCAGCAACAATAAAGATCAG GATGGGAGGAATGACTTCTACTGCTGGATGTGCCATCGTGAGGGCCAGGTGCTCTGCTGTGAGCTCTGCCCACGCGTGTACCATGCCAAGTGCCTCAAACTGGCTGCTGAGCCTGAAGGCGACTGGTTCTGTCCAGAGTGTGAG AAAATAACAGTAGCAGAATGCATTGAGACTCAAAGCAAAGCCATGACCATGCTGAGTCTGGAACAGCTATCCTACCTGTTGAAGTTTGCCCTTCAGAAAATGAAGCAGCCAGGG ACAGAGCCGTTTCAGAAACCAGTCTCTCTGGAGCAGCATCCTGACTACGCAGAGTACATCTTCAACCCAATGGACCTATGCACCTTAGAGAAG AATATCAAAAAGAAGATGTATGGCTGCACCGAGGCATTTTTGGCAGACGTGAAATGGATCTTACACaactgtattatttataatgGAG GGAATCATAAACTTACTGCAACAGCAAAGGTTATTGTCAAGATCTGTGAACATGAG ATGAATGAAATTGAGGTTTGTCCAGAGTGCTACTTGTCAGCTTGCCAAAAGAGAGACAACTGGTTCTGTGAACCATGT TCTCAGCCCCATCCACTGGTGTGGGCTAAGCTGAAAGGTTTTCCCTTCTGGCCTGCTAAAGCTCTGAGGGACAAAGATGGCCAGGTAGATGCTCGCTTCTTTGGCCAACATGACAG AGCTTGGGTGCCCATTAACAACTGCTACCTCATGTCAAAAGAGATTCCCTTCTCTGTGAAGAAGACTAAGAGCATCTTCAACAGTGCAATGCAAGAGATGGAGGTTTATGTGGAAAACGTACGCAAGAAACATGGCGTGTTTAATTACGCCCCATTCCGAACACCATATACACCAAACAACCTGTTCCAGATGCTACTGGACCCAAGTAACCCCAGGAAAGGTACAGTCAtgccagagaaacaggacaagATCAAGTTCAACTTTGACATGACGGCATCTCCCAGGACATCCCTGGGCAAGAGTGTGGGACATAGGATGAGTGACATGCCCAGGTCTCCAATGAGTACTAATTCCTCAGTCCACACAGGGTCAGACCTCGAGCAGGATGCATCAGAGAAAGGAACAAGAATCCCATCTAGCCACTACAGTACAGGGGAAGACTCTATGGactgcacag CATCACCAGCATGTCTGAAGTCCACAGGTAGCCCAAAACCCATCCTACCAACACATCTTAAACAGGAGAGAACGCAGAATACAGCCAGCATCCTCAACCTAAATCTTG ACCGCATTAAGGCAGAAATGGACCTAAAGGAGCTGAGTGAGACTgtacagcaacagcagcagcaaggCCCATCTGTACTCCTTACCTCACCAAAGAAACCCACCAGAAGTCTGGATAAGACCATAGAGAGCTGCAAGGCCCAACTAG GCATTGATGAAATCTCTGAGGATGTGTACCAAGGTGTGGATCACAGTGATTCTGATGATACTGACAAGTCTGACTCCAGCGACAGCGAGTATGCGAGCgaagaggagcaggagctgAAAAACGCAGCAAAGAATGAAGACCATGAGGATGCcgtctttaaaaacaaaaagagaccCAGACCTGCATCTTCACAACCGCAAAACAATAAGAACCAGTCTCAAAACGTGACTGAGAAGGTGGCCTCAGAACCTCCCCTAAAAAAGAAAGCCAGTGGTGTTTCAGAGAAGGAAGCCCAGGAAAAGCCCAGGGCAAACCAACAGACAccgtcacagagagagagaccttcAGCTGGGCATGAGGGAAAGGCTGGAGCTGTGGATGCAGATTCCGACTCGGAAAGAGAACTTGTGATTGACCTTGGTGAGGAacagggagggaaagagaggaagaaaccAAAGAGAGAGTCTTCATCAATCTCCAACTCTATAACCAAAGACAATGCAGCCGGCAAAACTGAAG GAAAGGCTCAGGCTGCTGCCAGCCCTTCAGTCTCTCCATCCCCAGTACCCTCTGCTTCATCCTCCAACCCCAGCACAAGAGATTTAACTCAGCCAGTCTTAAAGGCACCAAACACCGCCTCTGCCCCACCCTTCACCTCCGTCAGCACCACCTCTGTACTAGCAACTGCTTCTGCAACAAATTCCTCTACGACAACTGTGGTAAAGAAACAGCGCCCTCTGCTGCCCAAGGAGACAGCACAGTCTGGTCAGGCATCTGTGGTTTGGAACCAGACTGGGAATAAGCTCCAGACATCCTCTCCAAAGTGGCAACTGCAGAAGGTTCAGAAGCAGCAACATGGCGCACAGTCTCAAAGCCCAGTGGCTTCCAGCAATGCCAGCACCCGCTACCAGACCAGGCAGTCTGTTAAAG CTGTTCAGCAAAAGGACCCCTTGTCTGGGTCCTCTAGTTCAGTCCTAGCTGGGGACTTCCTCACCCCGCCTGCCTCTGCTGATGTAGCAGCTGATATTGCCAAGTACACATCTAAA ATAATGGATGCTATTAAAGGAACAATGACCGAGATATACAACGACCTTTCCAAAAGCACAACAGGAAACACTATTGCTGAG ATACGAAGGTTAAGGATTGAGATCGAGAAGCTCCAGTGGCTGCATCAGCAAGAGCTTTCAGAGATGAAACATAATCTGG AACTGACCATGGCGGAGATGAGGCAGAGTCTggagcaagagagggagaggctTGTGTCGGAGGTAAAGAAGCAGATGGAGGTGGAGAAACAGCAGGCTGTGGATGAAACGAAGAAGAAGCAGTGGTGTGCCAACTGTAAGAAGGAGGCCATTTTCTACTGCTGTTGGAATACCAGCTACTGTGATTATCCCTGCCAACAAGCGCACTGGCCTGAACACATGAAATCCTGCACGCAATCAG CCACAGCATCTCAGCAAGAGCCAGAGGAAGAGGCCTCTGCGGTTCCATTAAAAACCTCAGGACAATCACCTAAAGCCCAGCATTCACCTGCAGCCAACAGAAGTTCACCAACACACAAAACCCCCTCGCCTTCATCAGACAACACTAAAGCAAGCGCCACAGTCTCTGTGTCCTAA
- the prkcbp1l gene encoding protein kinase C binding protein 1, like isoform X2: MDSLLNLHILFSNGSKFNIFNLTVFTCLRILLMAGVRNLAEEEIKTESDVVEGMEVSVPPKVPDLGSAEATMASQKRKAPSPPHSSNGHSPSDTSPSGVKKKKKPGLVTSNNKDQPALTADPVDVVPQDGRNDFYCWMCHREGQVLCCELCPRVYHAKCLKLAAEPEGDWFCPECEKITVAECIETQSKAMTMLSLEQLSYLLKFALQKMKQPGTEPFQKPVSLEQHPDYAEYIFNPMDLCTLEKNIKKKMYGCTEAFLADVKWILHNCIIYNGGNHKLTATAKVIVKICEHEMNEIEVCPECYLSACQKRDNWFCEPCSQPHPLVWAKLKGFPFWPAKALRDKDGQVDARFFGQHDRAWVPINNCYLMSKEIPFSVKKTKSIFNSAMQEMEVYVENVRKKHGVFNYAPFRTPYTPNNLFQMLLDPSNPRKGTVMPEKQDKIKFNFDMTASPRTSLGKSVGHRMSDMPRSPMSTNSSVHTGSDLEQDASEKGTRIPSSHYSTGEDSMDCTASPACLKSTGSPKPILPTHLKQERTQNTASILNLNLDRIKAEMDLKELSETVQQQQQQGPSVLLTSPKKPTRSLDKTIESCKAQLGIDEISEDVYQGVDHSDSDDTDKSDSSDSEYASEEEQELKNAAKNEDHEDAVFKNKKRPRPASSQPQNNKNQSQNVTEKVASEPPLKKKASGVSEKEAQEKPRANQQTPSQRERPSAGHEGKAGAVDADSDSERELVIDLGEEQGGKERKKPKRESSSISNSITKDNAAGKTEGKAQAAASPSVSPSPVPSASSSNPSTRDLTQPVLKAPNTASAPPFTSVSTTSVLATASATNSSTTTVVKKQRPLLPKETAQSGQASVVWNQTGNKLQTSSPKWQLQKVQKQQHGAQSQSPVASSNASTRYQTRQSVKAVQQKDPLSGSSSSVLAGDFLTPPASADVAADIAKYTSKIMDAIKGTMTEIYNDLSKSTTGNTIAEIRRLRIEIEKLQWLHQQELSEMKHNLELTMAEMRQSLEQERERLVSEVKKQMEVEKQQAVDETKKKQWCANCKKEAIFYCCWNTSYCDYPCQQAHWPEHMKSCTQSATASQQEPEEEASAVPLKTSGQSPKAQHSPAANRSSPTHKTPSPSSDNTKASATVSVS, encoded by the exons ATGGATTCTTTACTTAACCTTCATATTCTGTTTAGCAATGGATCAAAATTCAACATTTTCAACCTCACAGTCTTCACATGCTTACGGATTCTCCTGATGGCAGGTGTGCGCAA CTTGGCTGAGGAGGAGATCAAGACAGAGTCTGATGTGGTTGAAGGGATGGAGGTATCAGTACCACCAAAAG TTCCTGATCTAGGATCAGCAGAAGCAACAATGGCTAGTCAAAAACGGAAAGCACCCAGTCCCCCTCATTCCTCTAACGGCCATTCACCATCTGACACATCTCCCAGTGgtgtcaagaaaaaaaagaaacctggCTTAGTCACCAGCAACAATAAAGATCAG CCTGCACTCACCGCAGACCCTGTTGATGTTGTGCCACAGGATGGGAGGAATGACTTCTACTGCTGGATGTGCCATCGTGAGGGCCAGGTGCTCTGCTGTGAGCTCTGCCCACGCGTGTACCATGCCAAGTGCCTCAAACTGGCTGCTGAGCCTGAAGGCGACTGGTTCTGTCCAGAGTGTGAG AAAATAACAGTAGCAGAATGCATTGAGACTCAAAGCAAAGCCATGACCATGCTGAGTCTGGAACAGCTATCCTACCTGTTGAAGTTTGCCCTTCAGAAAATGAAGCAGCCAGGG ACAGAGCCGTTTCAGAAACCAGTCTCTCTGGAGCAGCATCCTGACTACGCAGAGTACATCTTCAACCCAATGGACCTATGCACCTTAGAGAAG AATATCAAAAAGAAGATGTATGGCTGCACCGAGGCATTTTTGGCAGACGTGAAATGGATCTTACACaactgtattatttataatgGAG GGAATCATAAACTTACTGCAACAGCAAAGGTTATTGTCAAGATCTGTGAACATGAG ATGAATGAAATTGAGGTTTGTCCAGAGTGCTACTTGTCAGCTTGCCAAAAGAGAGACAACTGGTTCTGTGAACCATGT TCTCAGCCCCATCCACTGGTGTGGGCTAAGCTGAAAGGTTTTCCCTTCTGGCCTGCTAAAGCTCTGAGGGACAAAGATGGCCAGGTAGATGCTCGCTTCTTTGGCCAACATGACAG AGCTTGGGTGCCCATTAACAACTGCTACCTCATGTCAAAAGAGATTCCCTTCTCTGTGAAGAAGACTAAGAGCATCTTCAACAGTGCAATGCAAGAGATGGAGGTTTATGTGGAAAACGTACGCAAGAAACATGGCGTGTTTAATTACGCCCCATTCCGAACACCATATACACCAAACAACCTGTTCCAGATGCTACTGGACCCAAGTAACCCCAGGAAAGGTACAGTCAtgccagagaaacaggacaagATCAAGTTCAACTTTGACATGACGGCATCTCCCAGGACATCCCTGGGCAAGAGTGTGGGACATAGGATGAGTGACATGCCCAGGTCTCCAATGAGTACTAATTCCTCAGTCCACACAGGGTCAGACCTCGAGCAGGATGCATCAGAGAAAGGAACAAGAATCCCATCTAGCCACTACAGTACAGGGGAAGACTCTATGGactgcacag CATCACCAGCATGTCTGAAGTCCACAGGTAGCCCAAAACCCATCCTACCAACACATCTTAAACAGGAGAGAACGCAGAATACAGCCAGCATCCTCAACCTAAATCTTG ACCGCATTAAGGCAGAAATGGACCTAAAGGAGCTGAGTGAGACTgtacagcaacagcagcagcaaggCCCATCTGTACTCCTTACCTCACCAAAGAAACCCACCAGAAGTCTGGATAAGACCATAGAGAGCTGCAAGGCCCAACTAG GCATTGATGAAATCTCTGAGGATGTGTACCAAGGTGTGGATCACAGTGATTCTGATGATACTGACAAGTCTGACTCCAGCGACAGCGAGTATGCGAGCgaagaggagcaggagctgAAAAACGCAGCAAAGAATGAAGACCATGAGGATGCcgtctttaaaaacaaaaagagaccCAGACCTGCATCTTCACAACCGCAAAACAATAAGAACCAGTCTCAAAACGTGACTGAGAAGGTGGCCTCAGAACCTCCCCTAAAAAAGAAAGCCAGTGGTGTTTCAGAGAAGGAAGCCCAGGAAAAGCCCAGGGCAAACCAACAGACAccgtcacagagagagagaccttcAGCTGGGCATGAGGGAAAGGCTGGAGCTGTGGATGCAGATTCCGACTCGGAAAGAGAACTTGTGATTGACCTTGGTGAGGAacagggagggaaagagaggaagaaaccAAAGAGAGAGTCTTCATCAATCTCCAACTCTATAACCAAAGACAATGCAGCCGGCAAAACTGAAG GAAAGGCTCAGGCTGCTGCCAGCCCTTCAGTCTCTCCATCCCCAGTACCCTCTGCTTCATCCTCCAACCCCAGCACAAGAGATTTAACTCAGCCAGTCTTAAAGGCACCAAACACCGCCTCTGCCCCACCCTTCACCTCCGTCAGCACCACCTCTGTACTAGCAACTGCTTCTGCAACAAATTCCTCTACGACAACTGTGGTAAAGAAACAGCGCCCTCTGCTGCCCAAGGAGACAGCACAGTCTGGTCAGGCATCTGTGGTTTGGAACCAGACTGGGAATAAGCTCCAGACATCCTCTCCAAAGTGGCAACTGCAGAAGGTTCAGAAGCAGCAACATGGCGCACAGTCTCAAAGCCCAGTGGCTTCCAGCAATGCCAGCACCCGCTACCAGACCAGGCAGTCTGTTAAAG CTGTTCAGCAAAAGGACCCCTTGTCTGGGTCCTCTAGTTCAGTCCTAGCTGGGGACTTCCTCACCCCGCCTGCCTCTGCTGATGTAGCAGCTGATATTGCCAAGTACACATCTAAA ATAATGGATGCTATTAAAGGAACAATGACCGAGATATACAACGACCTTTCCAAAAGCACAACAGGAAACACTATTGCTGAG ATACGAAGGTTAAGGATTGAGATCGAGAAGCTCCAGTGGCTGCATCAGCAAGAGCTTTCAGAGATGAAACATAATCTGG AACTGACCATGGCGGAGATGAGGCAGAGTCTggagcaagagagggagaggctTGTGTCGGAGGTAAAGAAGCAGATGGAGGTGGAGAAACAGCAGGCTGTGGATGAAACGAAGAAGAAGCAGTGGTGTGCCAACTGTAAGAAGGAGGCCATTTTCTACTGCTGTTGGAATACCAGCTACTGTGATTATCCCTGCCAACAAGCGCACTGGCCTGAACACATGAAATCCTGCACGCAATCAG CCACAGCATCTCAGCAAGAGCCAGAGGAAGAGGCCTCTGCGGTTCCATTAAAAACCTCAGGACAATCACCTAAAGCCCAGCATTCACCTGCAGCCAACAGAAGTTCACCAACACACAAAACCCCCTCGCCTTCATCAGACAACACTAAAGCAAGCGCCACAGTCTCTGTGTCCTAA